One Glycine max cultivar Williams 82 chromosome 8, Glycine_max_v4.0, whole genome shotgun sequence genomic window, aaaaaattattaaataagatgtaaaacttatttatttttgtaatttttaataaattttcacaaataaaaataatatgttaaagaATATATTAGAGAGGGTGATATTAGCATTTCTCATATTCATATGATTTAGTTTTTGATATATTGTAGTACATTGTTAAGAAAGATTAAGATTTTGAGTTGGTATTGCTATATGGAAAATTAGTTGCACGATTGTAAATTTGATCTGTTATAGTGAATAATAATTGTGTTCTTAACGTGAACGatttcatataataaaataaaatgaacaacaaattctaattaaaGGGTATAAAAAATCAGGTTATAATCTTCATTTGGTAATTTCCTATATATTGCTGTCAAACtacataaacatttttttaatattatgttaatgTTAGTTCAGATTTTCGCCCACAGTGTGAAATCTTGTCATATGAAAATTGTGTTCTCTCACAAAGTATATTCTCGAGATTAGCACTAATCCTCTGCTTTAtagtaaattattattgttagtaGTATATTATCCGAAGCTTAACttatgttcatattattatttcaaagtATGTGTAAAATCttacaaacaaattttaaagtGCACGTCTACATAATAAAttgtgaaaatattaaatagtattTGTAAAGTAATAACTGACGTTACATTGCGAAGTGAAATGCTGATGAAAGACAAGTTGAAACATGGTGCTGACGAATGCCTGCTATTTCAACTCGATAAAGTGATAAAAATCTCCATGGCTCCATGTTTGTGCGGAACATGTTCTTTCCTTcttagttttgattttttttttgggggcaGTGTGGGGATGTTAAAGCCATAAGAACAAGTTGTTGGGCTACAATGTTACAGTTGGGTGTATCTCAGATTCGGCCTGCTATGCTTTCGTAACAAAAACGAAGTTTGATAAAGAATTTTTGGTATTTTGATCATTcgattttagtccttattataATCTCTCACTCAAACTTTAACATTACTCTATTCTTTTGAACGTAAAATATTGCTAGAAAAAAAGACATGGCATTCATCGTTGGTGTGCAAACTCCACCTTTGTCCCCCCAGCTTTTACAATACCTTACATTAGCTATTGtgattattattgatgaatactAATGCTTTTCGATTTCTTAATTTCTGCAATAAATACCTAGATTAATGCTACTAGaagagaattaattttttttcaccctaAGGGTTACTACTATTCTTTGACAGTATGATTACTCTCTAACTTGCAGAGATGATACCTAGAAGAATGACACGTTGTGTTGtgctaattttttatgaaatataaattagttgaacttcaaaaaaaaaaaaaactcatgacTATTGTctatattcaataaataaaaagtcaggtttttaattatattgagATCAATAAAATTCTTTCTAATAAGAATCTAAACTCAATagttaattattcaaaaaaaaaaatatagtcatGTTCACTATTTATTTTCGATTTATGCCTTACTATatgatttaatattaattttgaagaGATCATGTGTGGATTGTGGTTTTCCCATGAAACTAAAGAGTATCTTGCAGGAAGAGAAATTATTTGCAGTCTGAACTGTACCATTTCGATGGTAATTATTTGGTGGGCTGGCTGAAATGAGAAAAGGACAATTCTCTTGAATTCAAGAGATCTAATAGGTGCCTTGTTGGTATGAAATGGATTCTTTATCTCTGTGTGTGCTTAAGATTTATGGGTTTGTATGAGGcgattgatgttttttttttaaaaatgtcatttctatataagagaaatcacaTGAACCATCAAAATTAAtacactaattttttataatctcaAGGGACCATTTGAAATGAGGAATAATATGACTAAAGTATTCGGTTAGTTTGGTTATTTCAACATCTGATCGTAGGTCAAGGTTATCTCAAATCAATCACACTGGAATATCGGTacataattcaattaattaaagccAACTTAGCCAAGACTTTTGAAGTAGGCACTAATCACAACACACTTTTCTTTCCCATTAAGAAAAACCTAGAACTTCAAGAGATTCATTCTTTGCCAATTCACCTTCCTCGTCTGCTgttcaaagaaattaaaactcTTGTTAATGATTGAAAGAGGAATGTTTATATTATGATGATGACCAACAGAATGAGGATATAGACacgtgaataaaaaaaatgatttgtcatttgaatttgattaaaGATGATTAAGACTAAGAAGAGGGAAGCAAAAAGAACTCAATTTATAGCTAGAAATGGAAACAATAAGTgtgctttttattttctctttaactaatgcattttttttcaaactttgtcTCTCACAAATTCACAATGCGTACGTGTAACGAAGTTTTAACGGGTAATCAAACATATCCTAAAATGTTAAAAGTCAAACAAAAATGTGGCAACTTTTAAGCAAAAGCTTTTATGCTGTTCTTTTTCatctcacaaaaataaaagaaggatGGATCCATATCGATCCCACTAGCTAGGTTGGTTCGTGCATTTGCACTAAGTAACGGAAGCTAAAGGCTGGTGTCACTTGAGGGTGAAAATAATAAGTACATTTTTGGTTTGCAATTAAAACTATTACGGCGTATGTTTCCATGCAATTCaacgaataaaaataaaattaaaattaaaagaaaaatgttcttttgtaaaaataattttatctcaaacatatttttctatCTGATTTTCAAACATGCAATAAATCTATAAGTGCAACCCAAAATGGGATGACTAAAGATTAGTTCTAACAGTGTATGATATAGGAAaagtttagaaggaaaaaaaaggctGATAAATAATTAGTGGAACTAATTCCAGAAAGGTAGAAATTCTAAACTCCAAAAGGAAGGACCCAATTGGTATATTGACATGATTAAACACAATGATAGTACATAATATAACAGAAAACAACACCAATTAAACGACAAGTTACAAGCTTAATTGGTTTGCTTTATTTGAAACCAGATGGCTGGAAAAGAACTCACTCGGAAtctttttttctccatgttTGCTCGTTGGAAAGTTCTCTTTTTCTCCCTGTTTTGAAAAAGCAACGCTGTTTGGAGCTTTCTTGGAAACTATACAAATAATGCTTCTGCATTTCTACTTGATTTTGTATCATTGACCTCGAAACCGGAAGGTACTGTATGTtaacataatgaatgccttctTTCTTAAGGCAATGCTTTGCATCATCAAAAAtttctaaaacttttttatacaattttttgtataataagacaaagaaatagaaaaagaggagaaaaaaatgaaagataaaattaattaatgaaatatagagagataaaaaaatgttataatatatatatatatatatatatatatatatatatatatatatatatatatatatatatattataaaaatgttatataaagTTATGTAATATGTTATTATCTATCAAAGCATCTAATTTAATTGGACGAGGAGTGTAAGTGAATTATTGTAAACATGGTTAAgaagtttatatttattaaatatataatatcaacCACGATAGACATGATTGATAGTGGTTTGTGTTTCTTAATTAAGTGATCTAGGTTTCAAATCTTGTCCAACCATGATCTTCAATAAAGATTAATCGTTGCTAGATCTGATTCTTACATTTTGTTAAGACGAAATAATATATAGAGTTCTTTATAAACGAGTATTGTaaagtttaaaaatgattttagtcCCTTAAATTTAGTCTAGTGTTGTTTTTTGGTTCCCATgatttaaatttccttttttagtctcattttaaaaaaatgctttttttacCATTCTATGGCAAAATATAggtttaaatacaattttaaagacaaaatgCAACAATGACCCAATTTTGAtggatcaaaaacatatttaatcatATTGTAAAATATAGGCTTAAATAATTTGATCCTCTTATTGTACCAAATCTATAATTTTGATCCtcctattttgaaataaagatatttgatcttcttattttagaaaatacgTAATTTTGGacatatctttaatttttctttatgtctcacattttaattagttaaatcaTTTATTGATAGCAGCTTAAATGAATATGTTATGTCTAATATCTAATTGGACAAAAAGAACCTAAACCTAAAATAGGAGAATAAAacatctctattttaaaatggaggaaccaaaattgtatataaacatatattccattaaaaatataatatagtttccaaaagaattaaaaatgtttttttcttctcacattaatattttttaggacCCCTTTAATCACATACCTTGTGCAATCACCCATCCGGGCACTCCTCAAAATTGGGCCTGGTcagtaaaaattatgaaattattttatatcaatatcatgataaaaaaaaattataatatattcttcatttaatgtatattttataaGCTAATAACACACATGATTCTAACATCAAAAGTGACTgcacaatattaattaaaattagaatatcttaattagaaaaaaaaatctaaagaaCCTTTATAttatagtaataaaatataacaaataatagtttttaaattcattatatatagaGGAGGATTAAGTTAAAGTAACATACTTtgtctatttgttttttttttgttcaaaatactttttctataattttgcatattgaaatttattaattccatcatattaaattaaaagttgttATACAATAGGttaagtatataatttttttataaattttaaaactagttgatattttattaaataatttagtcAGGCATTGTAAATTGTGAAATTTGCAAATCTTAACTGCTCGTATGagactaattaaattaatatagcaTTATGAAACTAGTACAGGTATTCTAGTGATCATGCCTACATCCATATAATTGCTGGTATGAAACTAATTAAAGTAGCATAGCACTATCATGAAACTATTCAGGTATTATATTATTCTTCGTGTCTACATCCATACCAGCAAATTTGCAAATACTTATCGAGGTGAATACCCAAATCCATTTTATGGGAAAAACAtaatctattaaaaatattttttctcatcgcaaattttattttgtcgCTCCCTGGAAGCCAGATGAAAACTCACgcaaattgaaatgaaatgaatgcatgctaagTTTGCTCGTTGAGGGCACAAACCCAACAAACATACTGTGCATTAATCTGGTTCTCCCAAGGCAGCAATACAAAGAGAATAAGTGAAGAAAGTTCAATCGAATACAGAAAATACAAAAGGCTATAAATCCGAATACGTAAAGCTTAGAATAGCAAGGAATaaactacaaaacaaaaataactcagAACTACTGAAAAGGGTGTCCTTGCGGGTGATCACTTCCCTTCCGCATTCTCGCCATCAGCCACAGGATCTGTGCTGGCATTACCTGCTTCCGTCTTAGTTGTATCATCAATCCTCCTACCAGAATCATCATCTAATTCATCATCCATCATGTCATCCTCTCCCACATTTATATCTtccacatcatcatcatcttcattatTGTTTCCGTCTGGGATCTTTCTTTTCTTGGGGCCATGCTCCAGCCTATGAGTATCCAACTCTTTGTCCATTGTCTCCTGCAAATTTTGGTCATTGTTTACTTTCCTTGCATTTCTTGCATTCTGCCATCTCTCCAATTCCTTCTCAACATTGGCAAGATACTGCTCCCCAATCTGTTTCTGATACTCAGACACTTCCTCTCTTCTAGCATTCTTCCATTCAAGGAAAGcctgaaaagtgaaaagatatggatatttcacacaaaaaatacaatttaaatgGCCACAATCCTGATTCTAGTGTGATAGTGAGTATTCACTCATAAACATCCatgtaacaacaaaaaaaaaccatcaaTATTGGAGGAGATTTAACGGGCAAATCTGGGATGGCTGTCCATGGTGAACAAAATGATGCTATAAGATGAAGAccaaaagaaatcaaatttccaagtTTGACAACCTCTTCTTTGCGCTTCTCAAGTAATGTAGGATCTTCATCCAAGGGCTTGTTAGGCAAATAGTAGATTGGAGGCTCTGCTTTAGTCCTGCAAATTTAAATGCCACATTCAATCAAAGAAGtaccaaaaaatttaaagaaaaacttcCATATGTCTACCTAAAATCCTGCAATTAGCAGGAAACATCCAGTCATCAAGTTGCTTCAACACTACAATTCACATGAACAGAAACTTATCTTCGTCTGAATAAAATGTGAATATGGACACTTttggaccaaaattaaaaataacctgCAGAGCATAGCATTATTTGATATCAGATATAATAGATGTCCAGTTCTTGAAGGGACTAGCTATAGACTCAGGCCCATTAGCTTACAGTTGAAAAGGGCAAACCTTATAAAATTGCTTAGTCTTTTACGATGCTCACTCCACTGAAGAAACAGCAGCtccaatttcttttcttctgtcttAGCAGCCACACGAGCCCTGAGAGTCTGATGGgaataggtaaaaaaaatataattgttaatgAGAATCAGAATGTAGCATGATCTATTATGAATAGCAAAGAATAGTTATTATTGAAAACAAACCAAGTCTCTCCTTCGTTTTTCAGCAATCTGTTCACGCTCTTCTTTCCTAAGCCTTTCACTTTCTTCACGAGCCCTTTGCTCAGCCTAGGAATTAATTTCAAGCTGTTTGAGATGGCAAGAAAAATTCATATAGCATTGGAAAtcccaagtccaaatttaaaatGGCACATTCCACCCTAACCTAGTCACCGACTCACTATTGTGTTAAATTCCACCTTGTCCAACCAAATCGGCAATGAAGTTAATCTATAACAACTCAGGCTACCTTCCAGGGGTATAGATATCAGTCACATGAATGCACATCAGTAAATGTTTGCCACTAAAAGAACATGTAACAGCATTTTTGAGACTTTGGACCATATAAAACTTGTACATTCATTTGATTATCATGTACAATCCCAACCACCAGTCATCTAAATATCATATATACAGTAATTAATTGCTAACTTTGATAGCCAATTTGGATAGGCTGGGTGAAATTTGATATGTTAATAGTAGGGGGAAACTGCAATTGCGCTAATAATCTTGGGGTGGTCAAGGGAAGTATACCttgacattaatttcatgcatatGACATGACAGAAATAAAGAGAATTATGAATGGAATGCattgtttaaaattgatttacataTGATCGCACTTATATATGCTGTGGCTATCAACGCAAGGGGCTGAgttaataaaagattaaaatgtattatgttagatttcatcttaaaactaGTTGACACTAAGTGAAGTTGCCCAACAGATATATAGGCTGCACCCCGAGAACTGAGGCAGGCGATATGGGTCTTCCTAACATATTCTATGGCTTATGACTTATGATAACAAGTCCCAGTAGATGTAACATAATAAACTCCACATATTAGGAACAAGTCAAATTAGTAtttctgcaaaacaaaaacacaaaaaaaataatgcattcATCAAAATGTTTCAGTAAGTCTTTATAAAAGATATCTTATCATATATTGATATTAATAAAGATAATGGCCATGCATAAATTTATCCAGAGTATAATTCAGAATCTACATAACCTTATGAATAAGGTGGATTGACTGAAAATTTTTAAggacatattatatttaaaggcACAAGTGGCAATAGTAATGGACAAGAACTTACTCTTTGCAAGGAATTAGATCTTCGCATATATGCCTCTGTTCCTGAGAGTTGCATGTCTTCCTTTCGGAATTTCTGGAACAGTTCAGAATAAgacatgtaaaaaaatataagaataatgATAGAAACAAATAGCATTGATAATTCAATCAGAACACCTGCTTACATAGACGATAAGCACTTATAAAAACATTGAAAGTGACACTGAAAACAGTGTCAAGCAGAAAATTCAAGATGGAAAACAATTATTGAGAGAAAGAGATAGATAGAGATATGTCTAAAACCAAGTAagtaatctttattttttatccatggGAATCGGAAACATTGTCAGGAGAGCAAGTAATCTATCATATACCTCGAGAGTTCCCAAAAGCTGGCCCAACATTCTTTTGTTCCTATTAACCAAACTTGGATCCTCATTCTTAGGCAATACCCTTGGAACATGATCTGTATTAGGAACGTCAGAAGCCTGAAATGGACAACAGGCTAAAGTGTTAGTTAGATATACAAGTTGAAACCAACAATCAACGAACAAGAAGGTAAGGTGATAAAATTTCAGTTTAGTACCTTTGAAGTTTTTTGATTGCTGATATCTCTCTTAGACCATCCACTTTGGTGAGAATTGAAAGGGTTGCTATCATTCTGGACCAGTGCAGCTGTCCCATTGACAGCTTCATTAGTCAAATCCTTTGTCTTTCCATCTTCTTGTCCTGCATCAGCATCTTCAGGCAAGTCCCCATCATCCACCTTCATCCCCAAGCACagattaagttaaaaaaacacGAAAAAACAAAACGAACAACCaatacattattattaataattataacctTAACGACGGCAGATGAAAGTCGACGCTTGGAAGGAGGTTGATCTTCAGAATCGTTCCTGTCTCcctgaataataaatatatgaatacaATGAATTTGGAGTGAACcctaaagagagaaagagagagggaaaACTAACAGGGCGAATAAAGGGTCGTTGGCGAACACCGTTAGTGCGGAGAGCAGGAGGACCCGGCAAGGCACCTCTGCGAAGACCTCGAGGATCTCGAAGCCTTTCCGAAATCTACAAAAGTAACAAATAAACATAAGAAACGATTTCAACACATAAACACAGATATGAATatgcagagagagagaggaccTCGCGCTGTTGGCGAAGAAGCTCATCGATCTCGTTGCGGAGTTCTTGCTCCGTCTTCTCCACTGCCATTGGTAATTGGTGTGAGCACTAAGCACCACACCGCTCTCACTGTTTTCGCCTTACAAAAACCAAAACCCTGGCTCGCTCCCACAGCTCAAACCCTTTTTTCTAATCCAACAATCTTATTCACAGGGAGGACGATTActtcacattattttttatttttctaataataatgataaattatgaagaaagtttagaataaaaaattctcCATTATCGACATTTtcattggaaagaaaaaaaaactaatatataaaaaatagattataattaaaaatggtaataaataaatgttttcaaaatataaattatattttagatttactataaattatttgtattgTAATAAaaggttatttataattttttattcttaaaagaatattaaaattcaatttcaaaataaagataaaaaatgataggttaaaataaaagaaaaagtagttaagaaaattaagtacatagataaagataaaagaagagtaATTTATGATTACtgaaaaaattttatttgttaaatcaaattaaaaggggaaaagtaaataatcaaatcaaatattcaatatataGTATTAGGATAAGCTACGTTGCTCAATGAAAGTATTCTCGAAAACgtttttattattcaataataatttctaaaaatatctcatgacaacttttaaaattgttttttatactataatattattgatgcaaaatatttttgtaagtttaTTGATAACTAACCttcattgaatatttttaaaattgttttttatactataatattattcattataatatttttgtattagtgaagaatatttttgtttaaacaaaaaaaaacaactatcaCTTAAAATAAACTAGTTAGacattcaattttataataattttatacaattatctaatcataaattataatattatgtattataaacttgttaattttttataataattatcttaaaaattataccaTGAATAACTTGtaagttttaattaattgataatgtaaaaaaaatatactcttACAatgcatagtttttttttttttaactttacaaTGCATAGCtattaactcaatttttttttgctgaattaacTCAATTTATAATACGGGAATAATTATTCTGACAGAGTCTTATTTActcaatttatatatttggtCGTTATGAAGGGATTTAGGTCACTTAATTCAGTAAGGTGTGTgagagtataaaaaataaaaatttggtcGAGTTGTTTTGGATCACGTTTGGGCCTTTGGGGTATATAAAAACTCAAACCAAATTGTAATTGtggcattttattttttaagtcaaTTACTGTTTACCACACCTATTTTATTAAAGCACCTTCTTTCAaggcttttttttatattttttcaaaaaatgtcCCCCTTCCAAAAACTAAATTCTAAAAGTATTAATAATTGGATAATACAACTTTGGTCTTCCTATTTTATTCAATCTAAAATTTTGGTCtccttcattttaaaataacaacatTTAATCTCCTAGTCTTCAAAAACTAGTAATTTTGGTTCACTCTTTAATTTCAcatatgttttatttcttttattttaatccaaTTGAACTTCAATCCTTTCATATTCACTTAAGGCATTatcaaaaaatgatttaattaattaaaatataaggagAAATGTAGGTAAAACTAAGGATTATAtcaaaactatatatttttttaagtccaaaacactaaaattatgaattaaaaaaaatataagagactAAAGTTATATTTTAGCCTTACTAATTTTCAGAAGGCAAATCGTCCCCTATTTCTTCCTCCCTCTCCTTGTATTTTCCATCTTCATTGTTTTATACATTCTTCAACATTGTAAAGCattctttgttttttctatatttttttcttcttctacctCTCTTTGCGTTTCCATctacctttaattttttatttttttagcgaattttagtctattttttttaaagaattctttcttaaactttttctttcttggcaAATTTTTACTCAACATTTATTTCGAACACTTACACGGCTAGGCCTCCTCGTACCCAAAGGAAAAGGAACACTTCCCCTAGTATTTAGGCTATAAGATaggtttaaataaattttatatatactcTTCTAAAGGCAGCCTAATTCTGTTAAATGCTATAAAAATTATCGAATTAAGGGTTTGAAAATttgactttaaataaaaaaaacatacatttgTTCACTTCTAATGTTGCAAGCATCTTGAGTATAAAATATCTAGTTGGTATAACATTCAAAATTATGGGTATGATATGATG contains:
- the LOC100801958 gene encoding pinin isoform X2; protein product: MSFFANSARFRKGFEILEVFAEVPCRVLLLSALTGDRNDSEDQPPSKRRLSSAVVKVDDGDLPEDADAGQEDGKTKDLTNEAVNGTAALVQNDSNPFNSHQSGWSKRDISNQKTSKASDVPNTDHVPRVLPKNEDPSLVNRNKRMLGQLLGTLEKFRKEDMQLSGTEAYMRRSNSLQRAEQRAREESERLRKEEREQIAEKRRRDLTLRARVAAKTEEKKLELLFLQWSEHRKRLSNFIRTKAEPPIYYLPNKPLDEDPTLLEKRKEEAFLEWKNARREEVSEYQKQIGEQYLANVEKELERWQNARNARKVNNDQNLQETMDKELDTHRLEHGPKKRKIPDGNNNEDDDDVEDINVGEDDMMDDELDDDSGRRIDDTTKTEAGNASTDPVADGENAEGK
- the LOC100801958 gene encoding pinin isoform X1, which codes for MAVEKTEQELRNEIDELLRQQREISERLRDPRGLRRGALPGPPALRTNGVRQRPFIRPGDRNDSEDQPPSKRRLSSAVVKVDDGDLPEDADAGQEDGKTKDLTNEAVNGTAALVQNDSNPFNSHQSGWSKRDISNQKTSKASDVPNTDHVPRVLPKNEDPSLVNRNKRMLGQLLGTLEKFRKEDMQLSGTEAYMRRSNSLQRAEQRAREESERLRKEEREQIAEKRRRDLTLRARVAAKTEEKKLELLFLQWSEHRKRLSNFIRTKAEPPIYYLPNKPLDEDPTLLEKRKEEAFLEWKNARREEVSEYQKQIGEQYLANVEKELERWQNARNARKVNNDQNLQETMDKELDTHRLEHGPKKRKIPDGNNNEDDDDVEDINVGEDDMMDDELDDDSGRRIDDTTKTEAGNASTDPVADGENAEGK